The sequence TGGCCGTGTCCTCTTGTCGCCGCGTCTCCGACCTTCATGTAAGCGCGTGTGGTGCCGTCGCTATTCAATcctgctgccggcgcagagACAACGAAGAGCAAGAGGGCCGATTCTTTGCAGCAGCATGTTCGCACAACTCGGCCGCCACCCGGTATGTGCTTCGTGCCGCGTGCTGCGTGCATCAAGACCTGCGTGCCGCTCTTCTGTCCGCGCGGTGGCATCGtcgacgcgcgtgtgctaTGCGTTACCGAACAagggcaccggcgccactATTGCATCCCCTCCCTTCCAAGGCGAGGCGTGCACGTATCCACCTATCTCACCCACTCCCGGCGCAAGTGACACGGTCTCCATTGGGCAGCGCTTGTACTCTTTGACCCAATTCTGCACGAAGGTCTGTTTGGGTCCCAAGCGTGACGATGCCGAGCTGGAAAGACTGGCCACGGAGGCCTGGAATTTGCTGCAGTCCATCtcggaggaagaggtggaagcgctgcctctgcgcgaTGTGGCTGAGATCGTCGTTGCGTACAACCACTTTTGCGGCTTTTGGGCGAACGGGTTGAACGGCCCTGCGAGGGCAGTCCGAGACGGAAAGTCATCGGGGCAGGTAtccacgtcgtcgtcgcagTTTGGCGTAGATGAGCAACCACAAACTTATCCGATCATGGAACGCTTCGATGTAGCATCGGGCAACGGTGAGACGCTGTTGAATAAGGCGGTGCCACAACCGCTAGATGGGTGCGAGGTACCGGTGAGGCGTGCAAGCCCCCTTGACGAGATTCTGGAGTTCTAGGTGTTACCCTCACGCATGCGTGCGATCTTTGACGTAGTGAAGAATATTCATCTTGGCCATGAGTTCTTTTGGTGCTTGGCTGTTGGCGTCTGCCCTCTGTACTCTCTCTGCCGCAAGAAAGGTGAGGGGAAGTGCGAGCGTTGATTCTGTGTACgcgtcgccggtgcggcaCGCGAACCCGGAAGAAAACATCGCTGATGATTGCGGGTGAGGTGGCTTCTCTCTGTGGTTGTTTTGCCGTGGCTGGGTGGCCGGGTCGTGCGCCGCATGGCAACGGTGTTTCACTGTAATTCTGCAGGGCACCACTACAGGAAGCGCATGTAACAGCAGCTGTTCCTCCCCCTACGTGTTAATACGTGTCTGCGCCTGCGTTGGTCGTACTGTGAGCCGTGGTGCCCAACACTGCGCCATGGCGGTGCTCTTCCTCACCGTCCATTGCAGCAAGGGAGGGCAACCGCTATTCTGTGATgtttcctctttctctcttcatgcgccgtgtgcgcctccCTTTCACGCCGCCCCTTCGCCCTTTCTGTCGGTTTCGCCACTTGGCACGCGTTCGCCCCCTTTTGGCAGTTCATGTGGTATGCACGCGGTTTTGTCTCCGGCTCCATTCATCGGGCtttctgccgctgcatcaACGACTAGACACATCCCGCGCGACCCACACAGAACGTCGCTCTGCacttcgccctctctcgcctgATCGTCGACCTCCTCTCGTACCTCGTGATGCCGGTCCCATTGTATTGGCGGATGGCGTGCCGTTCATATCAGTTCACCATATGCGCGACAAGCTACCTGCTGCGTTGGCGAGCGCCAGCAGTCACCCAAGGCTCCGGCGCCCTGGCAACGTTGCCGCATCTGGTACGTGGGGCGAGGCTAAAGCGGGGGCTTCTGGTCACAGATGCAATGATCATGAAGCTTGGCCTCGTCGACGACTTCATCGACGAGATGAAGAGGCAGGGCGCCGAGCTGGCCATCTACAAGGACGTTTTGCCCAACCCCACCATCGAcacggtggaggaggccagTGCACTGTACAAGAAGAATAAGTGCGACTACCTCGTTGCCGTCGGTGGCGGGAGCGTCATGGACTGCGCGAAGCTGATTGGCGTGCGCCAGGCGCGCCCCCGCACCCCGCTTCCGTACATGCGGGGCCTCCTCCGTGTTCTgtggccactgccgccgctcatcGCCGTTCCTACAACGGCGGGAACGGGGAGCGAGTGCACGATTGCCGCTGTTGTCAGCGACCCCGCGAAAAAAGACAAGCTTGTCGTCATGGATCCCTTCCTTACTCCCTCCCACTGCGTGCTCGACCCGGCCCTGACAATGACACTGCCCAAGTTTGTgacggccaccaccggcatGGACGCCTTGACGCATGTTGTGGAAGCGTACACGAACGTCTTCCACTACCGCACCGTAGACAAGGCGGCACTGCGCGCCATGGAGCTGCTCGCCAAATACCTTCCGTGCGCGTACAAGGACGGGAGCAACctggaggcgcgcgagaagATGCTGCAGGCGTCGTACCTCGCCGGTCTCTCCTTCACACGTGCGGGTGTCGG is a genomic window of Leishmania infantum JPCM5 genome chromosome 30 containing:
- a CDS encoding putative alcohol dehydrogenase; translated protein: MACRSYQFTICATSYLLRWRAPAVTQGSGALATLPHLVRGARLKRGLLVTDAMIMKLGLVDDFIDEMKRQGAELAIYKDVLPNPTIDTVEEASALYKKNKCDYLVAVGGGSVMDCAKLIGVRQARPRTPLPYMRGLLRVLWPLPPLIAVPTTAGTGSECTIAAVVSDPAKKDKLVVMDPFLTPSHCVLDPALTMTLPKFVTATTGMDALTHVVEAYTNVFHYRTVDKAALRAMELLAKYLPCAYKDGSNLEAREKMLQASYLAGLSFTRAGVGNVHAAAHAVGGLYNVPHGYANAVILPHVLDMYGSAAHKSLARLAEAANIVGGNDAEKAANFISWVREMNAQMQIPTTLGASDSRWVPQEEDIPFLVKHAVIEANPFYAVPVIFGEEEMTELFRRIM